The DNA region TCAGCTCTTGCTTCATTTGATGTGTTTGCTGAGGCGTCCATTGGGTGAGCGTTGGTTCAATAATGTTATCTAACAAGGTTTACATACATGCATGGAACTATTTTTTTCCCCTCGTGTATAGCTGTGGGTTGATTTAATTTGATCACAGAAACAGCTGTATACAGACAAGAATCTCAAACAGCCGTTTGCTATTTCATAGAATAAGAGCATTCAAAAAGGCTTACATTAGAACGTGTGGTCTTCCTCAGCAGAGGTATAGCAACAGACTTCAGTTAAAGATTGTAATTTTCTGGACCTTATTTTGTAAGTGGCTACACCATGGATAAAGCCTAATAAGCAGAGAATCTTTTAAATCTCAGCGAGATTGACTAAAATGCTTACATTAATAATATTCtttaaagatgaaaaaaaatatcacaGTTACTAGTTCCAGAACCTTTTTTTGTTCGATATAATATTTACCGTTCGCACCGCACATCGCATTTATCGTAATCGTTGAATGTATCCCTGTTTTGATTCGAAATTTACAATACAAGGAAAAGCCCAACGCATGACATAACTGCAATTGTAGacaaaattaatgaaacaaaggcagtttttttctcctttttttaaaaaatggccaAAAGGGTCATGTGGTTAATACTCAGTAGCAAGCTGCGAGCTACGACTTTTGCGCACACGTAAAGAAtggatttaaaaatataatctaAGAACTGAAGTCCGAAGTCAGAAGAATGCGCGAGTCATAAATGTATAGAAGCAAACAATGGAAGCTCTTGTGGTAGCGAAATTTGAAATTTGTAGCCATTCCTTAGTTTACTTAGAACTTAAGAACTTTTTTGCGTTCATAGCAGAAAATACAGTCAAATGGAAGCAAGTCTTTATTTACGAGTTAATCGTCCAACTTCTTTGTTGTTGATATTGTCGATTTAGTTGTTGTTGCAATGTCACGTGGTTTGCACCGTCCACAAAGTTGTAAATGGTGTCGTATAGTGTTCAAAATGGCGAATCtattataaagaaaagaaaacacagATAAAAGGACGTGTTTAAATGCAATTTTTATGCTAATTATTTAATTTAGCGTAGAGAAGTGTTGTTAAAAAGACAAAGCATCTAAACTATGACAGTGTTTGCCGTAAAAAAGTTGCACTGTGTCAACTAACCTCACAAATGGATAGCCTAGCCAACTGTATGGCCAGTCATAGTGGTACTGCTGTCGGCCACATATATCGTAGATCATTATTTGTCTCCACTTTGCGCGGAGTTGTTTAAATATATCCTGATCGGGTGGTTCCTCATATATTTTCACCATAGGATAGGCGTTGTATACTGATTGTGGAAGAGGTTGCCTTTTGTGATTGAGAGCAATAATGGAAATTTTTCGTCTTGTGGAGCTAAAAGAAAGTATTATATAAAAAGGTTTTTGTGTGTGGCTTTAATGATCGGAGTGATAATATTGACGAAATTCCATGTAAATCTGCCCGGGTAACACCAATCTCATCCCCAAGGCTTGCAAGGCCTATGGACGAGGTTCCTGGTAACACCTCccaataataaaaacagtttatcacATTTTGATAATTAGTCTCTCGtgttttgttaagaaaaaacatgactttagggcaaaattttttgataaagaATGTGgatttctttaataaaaattaagtatGCGAAAGTTTATTTATAGAATGTGGATctctttaataaaaattaagtatGCGAAAGTTTATTTACAGAATGTGGATctctttaataaaaattaagtatGCGAAAGTTTATTTATAGAATGTGGaattctttaataaaaattaagtatgcaaaagtttatttatgTACAAACCTATAATGTTCAGCCAAATCGTTTAGACGTTCCAACTGCGACAAACAAAATGTACATGTTCTTTTCATCAAAAACAGAATAACAGTATTCCCTTTCGCACTTTCTTCCAACACCGGATTAGTTCCGTTTATTTTCCAGTTTGGTATAACCTTGCATCGGCCACGTATTTTCGGCCACTTTCGGTACTTGTATTTCTTGCGGTATTTATACTTATAGTGAGGTCGGTAGTGATACTTGGGATAGACAACTCGATGAGTCACAACC from Hydractinia symbiolongicarpus strain clone_291-10 chromosome 6, HSymV2.1, whole genome shotgun sequence includes:
- the LOC130647167 gene encoding selenoprotein Pb-like isoform X1; its protein translation is MYDYKVKMNKATLCLIFLVFFLVSTNRGTKASKKTVVTHRVVYPKYHYRPHYKYKYRKKYKYRKWPKIRGRCKVIPNWKINGTNPVLEESAKGNTVILFLMKRTCTFCLSQLERLNDLAEHYSSTRRKISIIALNHKRQPLPQSVYNAYPMVKIYEEPPDQDIFKQLRAKWRQIMIYDICGRQQYHYDWPYSWLGYPFVRFAILNTIRHHLQLCGRCKPRDIATTTKSTISTTKKLDD
- the LOC130647167 gene encoding selenoprotein Pb-like isoform X2 gives rise to the protein MNKATLCLIFLVFFLVSTNRGTKASKKTVVTHRVVYPKYHYRPHYKYKYRKKYKYRKWPKIRGRCKVIPNWKINGTNPVLEESAKGNTVILFLMKRTCTFCLSQLERLNDLAEHYSSTRRKISIIALNHKRQPLPQSVYNAYPMVKIYEEPPDQDIFKQLRAKWRQIMIYDICGRQQYHYDWPYSWLGYPFVRFAILNTIRHHLQLCGRCKPRDIATTTKSTISTTKKLDD